TGTCTTACGTTCAATAATTTTATAGTAAACCTCTTCGGTGATTTCTTTATTCTGAATATTCCACAACTGAAGAATTTCACCATCACTCAACGTACGACCTAACTCTGCAAGATAGCGCACAATAATCTCTGAGTGCGTGTAACTAACATGAAGTAAGGCAGTTGAAAGCACGTAATCACCCACTAATACAGCCACCTTATTATCATAATCAGCATTCACACTCGCCTGCCCTCTGCGAGCAGCCGCTTCATCAACGACATCGTCATGCACAAGTGAAGCCGTATGTAAAAGTTCCAATCCCACAGCCGCATGCTGTGTTGCTTCAGAAACCTTACCAAAGTTCTTAGCCATCAGAAGGATGAGAATAGGACGCATACGCTTCCCTGCTCGTTGCTTGATATGGTTCAAAACCGTACGCAACAAGCCATCTTCGTGGTCGAGAGCATGATTAAAAAGGTCGATGAAATCGCCTAATTCTGTCTCAATCGGCTGTTTTATGAGTGAAAGAGTATCCATTTTTGACTTTAAATTTGATACAAATTTACTCATTTTATCGGAGATTATGGAAGAAAATTAGTAATTTTACAGCTAAAAATAGAATAATTAGTTATGGCAAAACTCTTCCTTATTGACGCTTATGCGCTCATCTATCGTTCATACTACGCATTTATCAAAAGTCCACGTATCAACTCTAAGGGCTTGAATACATCTGCTGTTATGGGCTTTTGCAACACCCTGAACGAGGTTCTTACAAAGGAAAAGCCAACGCATATTGGTGTAGCATTCGATCATGGAAAGACTTTTCGCCATGACGCCTTCCCTGAATACAAGGCGCAACGTGAGGAAACTCCAGAAGATATCAAGCTTTCTGTTCCACTTATCAAGCAAGTGCTTGAGGCAATGCATATTCCTATTCTACAGGTAGATGGCTTCGAAGCAGATGATATTATCGGTACTATAGCAACTCGCTTTGGAGCCGATGGAATCGATACTTTTATGCTTACACCCGATAAAGACTATGGTCAACTCATTGGTCCTAACGTCTTTATGTATCGTCCTCGCCATGGTGGCGGATACGAAATATTAGGAGAAAAGGAGGTAGAAGCAAAGTATGGCATCCCTACCCCAGCCCAAGTCATCGACCTCTTGGCGTTGATGGGCGACTCAGCAGACAACTTTCCGGGTTGTCCTGGTGTTGGGGAGAAAACCGCAGCCAAGTTAATCAATCAGTTTGGAAGCATTGACAATATGCTCCAACATACTGATGAGATTAAGGGTAAACTACGTGAGAAAGTTGAGAATGCCGTAGAGGATATTAAAATGTCAAAGTTCCTCGCAACGATCCGAACAGACGTTCCAATGCAACTTGACTTGGATGAACTCAAGGTTGAACAACCTGACGAGACCAAATTGCGTGCGATATTTGAGGAATTAGAGTTTAAGACACTTATTAACAAGTTTCTTAACAAAAGTGAAGTAAAGCCAAAAGTAGACAATAATCAGCTTGATTTATTTGCAGAAAACACGACCAACGAGTCAGATGAGCCGAAAAATGCGAAATTTGAGAGCATAAAAACGACCCAACATGAATATAAACTCGTTGAAAATGAGGAAGAATTACGTCAGCTTTGTGACTTTTTTATTACAAAAGAGTTTGTAAGTATAGACACAGAAACCACTTCGACGGATGCAATTAGTGCTGAATTGGTAGGTTTGAGCTTCTCGGTTGAAGAAAAGAAGGCTTTTTATGTTGCCGTACCAGCCAACTATGAAGAGGCGTTAAAAATCGTTCAGATATTCAAACCGCTATATGAAAGCGACAAAATAATGAAAATCGGACAGAACATTAAGTATGACTATGAAGTGTTAACCAGATATGGAGTAACACTACAGGGTAAGATGTTCGACACGATGATAGCCCACTACCTCATCCAACCAGAGTTACATCATAATATGGACTACATGGCTGAGACGCTGCTCGGCTATCAAACCATTCACATTGAAGAACTACTCGGTCCGAAAGGAAAGAAGCAGAAGAATATGCGCGACCTCTCCCCTGCTGATATTTATGAGTATGCTGCGGAGGATGCCGACATCACTTTGCGCCTGAAAAACGTACTTGAACCACGTTTAAAGGAGCTTGGAGTGGAAGAACTCTTCTGGAATATAGAGATGCCATTAGTACGTGTATTAGCTGATATGGAGCTAAATGGCGTATGCTTAGACACTGAAGCACTGCAAGATACGTCAAAGATATTCACTGAACGTATGAAACAATACGAGCAGGAAATATATAAGGAGGCTGGAGAAGAATTCAATATCTCAAGTCCAAAACAAGTAGGTGACATCCTCTTTGGCAAGTTGCAAATTATGGATAAGCCTAAGAAGACAAAGACAGGACAGTATGTTACAAGTGAAGAGGTGCTGCAGAGCCTTGAGAGTAAGAGTCCTATCGTACGTAACATCCTTAATTACAGAGGTATGAAGAAGCTTCTTAGTACCTATATCGATGCCCTTCCAAAGCTGATTAATCCACGTACTGGACATATTCACACATCATTTAATCAGGCACTTACAGCCACAGGACGACTCTCTTCGAGTGATCCAAACTTACAGAATATTCCTGTACGCACGGATGATGGTAAGGAGATACGCAAGTGCTTTATCCCAGAAGAAGGCTGTCTGTTCTTTTCAGCCGATTATAGTCAGATAGAGTTGCGTATTATGGCACATCTTTCTGAAGACGAGAATATGATGGAGGCTTTCCGTGAGGGCTATGATATCCACCGTGCAACAGCTGCAAAGATATGGCATGTAGATATAGATAAGGTGACTGATGCACAGCGAAAGAAAGCTAAACAAGCCAACTTCGGTATTATATATGGTATTACTACCTATGGACTTGCTCAGCGTATGGACATTTCAAATGGTGAAGCTAAAGAGCTGATAGAAGGCTATTTCCGTACTTTCCCAAAGGTACAAGCCTATATGGAACATGCGAAAGAAGAGGCAAGAACCAAGGGTTATGCTGAAACACTTTTCCATCGTCGTCGCTATCTTGCTGATATCAACAGTCGTAACGCCACTGTGCGCGGTTTTGCTGAGCGTAACGCCATCAATGCTCCAATACAAGGAACAGAGGCAGATATCATCAAGGTGGCAATGGTTCGTATCTGGGAACGCTTTAAGAAAGAAGGTATTCGCTCAAAGATGATTCTCCAAGTGCATGATGAACTTAACTTCTCTGTCTTCCCAGAGGAGCGTGAACAGGTGGAACGCATTGTTATCGAGGAGATGCAGAACGCTTATCCACTGAATGTCCCATTGATAGCTGATGCCGGATGGGGCAAGAACTGGTTGGAAGCACATTAAAAAAGAAGGAGCCTCCCCCAACCCCTCCGAAGGGAGGGGAGCGCAGATAAAAAGAGGGATGAGGATAGATAGGAAATCAACTGGTGATTAATTTATAGACTATAATTTAATATTAAGAAGAAGCCTCCCCCTGCCCCTCCGAAGGGAGGGGAGTGCAGATAAAAGAGGGATGAGGATAGATAGAGAATCTATTGATGGTTGTTTTATAGACTATAATTTAATATTAAATAGATTATAATTAAATAACAAGTATGAAAATGGGGGTAGATTCCAACTTTATAAAGCATAAATAAAGAGACTAATAACGGTAAATAGAAATTGAGGAGATGAGCTGCAAAGTCGGTAAAAAGTATGAGTAAACATACTACCCTACCCTTCTGAGCGAATTATTTACATGAAGAAAAAGAATTATTTTCATGAAAAGAAATATTTATTTTCACGACAAGAAATATTTATTTTCATGAAAATAATTTAGAAAGGGGGCTAAAAGTAGAAGTCAAAAAGGGTGAAATATTCCATCATCTATCTTGCATAGAATACTGAAAAAGGGCTTTTCAACGCCTTAGAAGTAGTGTTAAAATATAGAAAAAGTCTATCCATTTAGCTTTTTTGGCGTAATTTTGCAATTTAATCAACCAGAGAAATTTGAATGAGTCTTACTAAGATAGTAAACAAGTTGTATTTCCAGCCGCGTCGCAGGGAGCTTGAACGCTACGTCACGGATGGAGAGGCTATCCAGCGGGAAGTCATGCAATACCTCGTTGAGCGGGCAAAAGACACCGAATACGGTCGTAAACACCTGTTCTCAACGATTAAGTCATACGAGGACTTTGTACAGAACATTCCAGTCAACACATACGAAGAATTGAAGAGTGACATCGACCGTATGCGCCACGGAGAACGTAATATTCTGTGGCCAGGACAGGTGAGATGGTATGCCAAGTCATCAGGTACAACCAACGATAAGAGTAAGTTTATTCCTGTTTCTCACGAGGGATTACAGACAATTCATTATCAAGGTGGTAAGGATGTTATCGCTTACTACCTTAGCAATCATCCAGAAAGCAGACTCTTCAGCGGTAAGGGTCTCATCTTAGGTGGTAGTCATTCTCCAAATTATAACCTGTATAATTCGCTTGTTGGTGACCTCAGTGCCATCCTCATAGAGAATATTAATCCACTCGTAAATCTATGTCGCGTACCTAAGAAAAATACTGCCCTACTGAGCGACTTTGAGGTAAAACGCGACCGAATTGCACACGAAACACTGAACCAGAATATCACTAATATATCAGGCGTTCCTTCATGGATGCTCTCTGTGTTAGTGCGTGTAATGGAACTGAGTGGTAAGCAACATCTGGAGGAGGTATGGCCAAATCTGGAGGTGTTCTTCCATGGTGGTATTGCTTTCACACCTTATCGTGAGCAGTATGAACAGCTCATTACCAAGCAGGGCATGAACTATATGGAGACTTACAATGCCTCTGAGGGCTTCTTCGGTATACAAGACGACCCAACAGACAGCAGTATGTCGCTTATGCTCGACTATGGCGTATTCTACGAGTTCTTACCTATGGACGAGTTTGAGAGCGAACATCCAAATATCGTTCCATTGTCAGGTGTGGAGATAGGACGCAACTATGCAATGCTTATCAGTACTGCCTGCGGCCTCTGGAGATATGAGATTGGAGACACAGTGCAGTTCACTTCGACCAATCCTTTTAAGTTTGTTATCACGGGTAGAACCAAGTATTTCATCAATGCCTTTGGTGAAGAACTTATCATGGATAATGCTGAGAAGGGACTTGAAGCAGCCTGCAAGGCTACTGGTGCACAGATATCAGATTATACCGCAGCCCCAATGTATATGGATGCGAAGGCTAAGTGCCGTCATCAGTGGCTCATTGAGTTTGCAAAAGCCCCATCTTCACTTGAGGAGTTTACTAAGGTTCTCGATGATAAACTACAGGAAGTCAACTCTGATTATGAGGCAAAACGCTTCCATAACATTACTCTTCAGCCACTTGAGATTATTGTTGCACGCAAAGACCTCTTCAATGACTGGCTCAAGATAAAGGGTAAACTCGGTGGTCAACACAAGATTCCACGCCTTTCAAACAGCCGTAACAACTTAGAAGAATTGCTGAGTATGAACCAGTAAGGACGGAAGACGGTAAAAGGATAAACCACCTTTAAAGAATAAAAAAGTAAAAGGGTAAAAAAGTAAAACAGCGATATGAAGAAGATAAGACAAAGATATTGCCAAGGAGTAATGGGTGGAAAGGATGGCTTTTCAGCTAAGGTCAGCCATTGCCTTTCGGTGTTTTACCAACCACGTGTTTTACCATTCTACCTTTTTACTCTCTTAGTTATTGTTCTTTCTTCATGTGCTAAGATGGGACAACCTGATGGTGGATGGTACGATGAGACTCCCCCAAGAGTGTTAGGAGCCTCCCCTACTGAACGAGCAACCGACGTAAACAGTAAGAAGGTGAATATCTATTTCAACGAGTTTATCAAGTTGGAGAATGCATCAGAGAAGGTTGTTGTCTCTCCTCCACAGATTGAAGCCCCTGAAATTAAGGCTACTGGTAAACGTATCACAGTAAGTTTACAAGACAAGTTACAGCCTAACACCACCTATACCATCGACTTCTCTGACGCTATCACGGATAACAACGAGGGTAACCCATTAGGAAACTACACCTACAGCTTCTCTACTGGCGACCATATCGATACACTCGAAGTGGCTGGTTATGTGTTAGAAGCTGAGAATTTAGAGCCTGTAAAGGGTATTCTCGTAGGTCTTTACAGCAATCAGAACGATACAGCTTTCCAGAAACAACCTATGCTTCGTGTCTCACGCACCGACAGTCGTGGTCATTTCAGCATACGAGGTGTTGCCAAGGGTGACTATCGTATCTATGCACTACAGGACATGGACGGCAACTATATGTACAATCAGAAGAGCGAGAAGTTGGCTTTCACGCCCGAAATCATCATGCCGTCATGGAAGCCAGACATACGACAAGACACACTATGGATTGACTCCTTGCATATCAAGGATATCAAACAGGTGCCTTACACCCACTTCCTTCCAGATGATGTGGTGCTTAATTCCTTTACACCAACACAAACAGACCGTTACTTCCTCAAGTCTGAACGCAAGGAACCCAACCACTTTACGCTCTTCTTCAGCTATGGTGATGCCGACCTTCCACAGATAACAGGACTCAATTTCAACGCTAAAAATGCGTTTATAACAGAGCCAAGTCTGAACCAAGATACGATTATCTACTGGCTGCGTGACACTGCCCTCGTCAACCAAGACACACTGCGAATGCAGATGCTTTATAACATGACGGACAGTGCAGGTAAGCTTGTCTCTAAGACAGATACGCTGGAGATTCTCTCAAAGGTGCCTTACGCGAAGCGTTTAAAGCGCCAGCAGGAGGAATACGATAAATGGGTTAAGAAGCAAGAGAAGGCAAAAGAACGTGGAAAAGCATTTGAAACGACAATGCCTGTCACACCTTTGGAGGTCAGATATAATGTTCCTTCGCAAATGGATCCTGACCAAAACCCAACATTCGAACTCCCCACCCCTATTGCAAAGACGGATACGTCCAAGATACATCTTTACGAAAAGATAGACTCCTTATGGTATCGAGCGAAGTATAATTTCGGTGCTGAACCTGGAAAACCGCGCTCTTTGAAGTTGGTAAGTGCATGGGACCCAGGACATGAATACAGTGTTGAGGTTGATTCTGCAGCCTTTACAGACATCTATGGTAAAGTTTCTGCAAAGTATAAGCAGGGTGTTCGTATCCCATCAATTGACGAATATGGTACGCTAATAATGACCTTACAGAACATGGAAGGTAAGAACTGCTTGTTGCAGTTGCTTAATGAAAGCGACAAACCAGTGAAAGAGGCGTACGCAAAGAACAACCAAGCAACCTTCCATTACATCAAGCCGGGCAACTACTATCTACGCCTTATCGTCGATGATAACGACAACGGAAAATGGGATACGGGTGATTATGCAACCCAACGACAACCCGAAGCCGTTTATTATTACCCGAAGGCTATCGAGTGTAAGGCTAAGCGTGATGTACAGGGAACGTGGAATCCACGTCTACTCCCACTCTACAAGCAGAAGCCTGCAGCTATAACAAAGCAGAAGGCTGATGCGCAACGAAAGATAAAGAGACGTAATGCCGAACGCGCTCGCAGTCTTGATATCTCACTACCTGACGAGCTTCTCAACTCGGGTCAGTAGAAACAAAGGAAATGAAAGAATGAGGGTGTGTCAAAATAGACACATCCTCTCTTTTTATTTCTAAAACTTATTCCATCCACGAAAAGGGTCAACAGTTTTTCTCAAAACAGTCGACCGTTTTTTAAAGATAGTCGACTATTTTTTCAGAAAGGGTTGACCTTTTTCACAGAAAGGGTTGACCTTTTTCACAGAAAGGGTTGACCTTTTTCACGAAAAGGGTTGACCTTTTCTTCAAAAAAAGAGGATATGTCTATTTTTGACACACCCCCATCCATACGACAAACCCCCACATCTATCCCCTACCGTCTTAAGGTTAGGAATAACGAGGGTGCTTTTATTAAATAGATAACGCCCCGCACCATTGGTGCGAACCATCAGCACCATTGGTGCGAACCGTCAACACGACATGTGCTGAGCATCAAAACATCGGTCGAAAATGAGAAGAAAAAATCTTCTGAAGCCTTATTAAGACTACTTTTCAGCCAATACAGCTTACTATCTATTAAGATACAGAAATACCAGAAATCAATGCTAAGATTCGGCCCAAACGGCTGTTACGACAACGATAAAGCAGCTTATAAACCAAGAAAGAGCCATAAACGCCTGTCAGAAAAGCAAGGATAATATAAACGACATTATCAAAATGGGTAAATCGCATAAGTATTTGTAAACTCAATGCTTGAAAGATTCCATGATAAAGATAGATAGTATAAGAAGCAGGAGAGAGATGATTAAGGAAACGAAGTCCATATTTTGCGTATAAGCACGCCAAAGCAACTGACATTAGAATACCCTCCATTGCAAAGAATAAATCCATGAGAGGGCTTTTATTTACGCGTAGACCGATAATTGATACTACAAACGTAAATAGGAAGACAAAGAAGGCTGTTTTCCCTTTATCAAGAAAGCGCATCAAAAGAAAAGGGGAACATGGAACTGATAAAGCCAATCGGCTATCGTACTCTTGGGCTAAAAAAGGAATCCCCGAGTACTACCAAGAGGGTAATGAACACATGGAGAAAGGAGAATTCAGCTATCTTTTGTTTCATTTTATTCGTTTTACTTGGTCACCTTCAGCATACCATACACCATCGCAGCCAACTTTCTCTGCCTTTAGAAACAACGATTTCAACTGCTTTCTGTTTGTTATCTCTTCGTTAAAAAGGGGCTAATACCTCTTTCCTAACATAAATGGTAAGTAGCGATAGACGATTGCTACAATACCGCTTGCCACTATACAGACTAAAGCATAGGCTATCAGTACACTATAGTAAGCCCCATGATAGTCTAACCCCACCTTCTCAAGTGCTAAAGATAAGCAAAGAGGAACACCTCCACAGACGAAATAATAAACAATACTATGCGCTCCAACCCATTCTAACAGCTTGCATCTTGGCAACTGCTTACAAACATTAACAAGTAAGAAAATGCTCGTCAACATATCAAGAAAGAATAGGAAATAAGAGTCTATACTCATTGGGTATATCATCGTATGCACCCCTTTGCACGTTGCATAACCTTTTATTATTATAAGGGATATAAAGAAGAATGATGTGTATAATGGTGTGTTGATACGGTTGAAAACTTCTTTTCGACTTTGATAAAACCATCCGATATAAAGGAAAAGAACTGCTTGCAGGGCATTGTTGATACACCAGGGATAATCAGTGGATTGCTTCGTTAAAAGTACTGAACCAACTAAAGCACAAAAGGAGAGAAGGAATAAGGGAATAACTTTTCCGCGAGTTATCCACAAAAAAAGGCTAAAAACAGTTTCAGATACTATCAAGGCAGCTATAAACCAAGAGGCTCGACCTGTCAAGATAGGTAATAATAAACTCTCCCAGTCTATACTATGACCATGTACTAAGGCTTTCGGAAGTGCCAAAACCATAGTAAATAGAAAATAAGGAAGAAGTAAACTACGCCCTATTGAAAACATCTTACCCCTCAAAGAAAAGCCTTGCTGTTTGTACATTAGGTATCCTGACAGAAAGAAAAAGACGATTAGAACATTCGAAACATACCAATCATAAGGAATAAGATTACTTCCTGTATAATAGATTTCAGTATGATCCAGTAATATAGATAACATACAGAAACCTCGTAGCATATCTATCCAATGCTCTCTCTCTTTCATCATGTACCCTATTGATAATACATCATTTTAGTTGTTTATTATAGTAAAATCATTAATATTCTTGGTCTATCTCACAATCGCCACCTTACAAACAACACCATTGTTGCCGTCTTCATCAGCACTTTCAACCATGTAAACACCTGATGCTACGGGTTTACCAGACTTGTCTTTGCCATCCCAAATAAAGCTACCACCATTGCTAATACCCGCTGCAACGAGTACACCATTTGCAGTAACAATCTTCACATCTGCGTTCATCGAGAGTCCAACAATGGTGATTGGGCCTGTATAACCAGGCCTAATGGGATTTGGATAAGCGTATGTATTGTCCCCACTCGGTCGGTCTGATGGTGTCGTCGCATCGCTCATATAAGAGCATAAACCCTTGTCCGTACCAAAGAATACTTCGCCTGTTGTGTTGTTGATAGCGATAGAAAGGATATTATCTGATAGAAGCTGACTATTTGAAGAGGTGATATGTTTCACCTGTGTCATATTATCGGCACTAATAAGATAAACGCCATTCGCCTTTGTTCCAAACCATTTTCTGCCTCCTCCATCAATAGCCATACAGGTGACATCAATGCCTGACAGGAGGTAATCGGCAAGATTGGTACCATCATTACGAGGCACTTTCACCTGCGTAAAAACAGCTGTTTCAGGATTATCAATAGCCGAACGAGACAATAGAAGTGGACCGATAGTAGTCGTAACCCACACATCTCCATTCGATAAAGGCATCACACTATGAGGTACTAAGTCCAAGTTCGAACCATCCTCATTGACAAATCGAGTGAAAGAAAGCAATTTGTCTGTTGTTGATTGATAACAGAACAAAGCCGGATAGTCCCAGTGATCATTACAGAACCATAAGTTATTGCGATTATCGAAGACCATACTTGTTAGAACCGAGCCCCCTACTCCATCCTTCATAAGGGCTGGCTTACTGAAAGAAGTCATCTGTCCATCTGCAGAAAGACGCAAGAGATTCTCTCTGGAGGCTTGACTATTCAATATCCAAAGGTCGCCTTTATTATCAAAACGGAGCCCATTAATAAGCACGTAGTTGTTTCCTAACTCCCGTCCTTTATACATTGCACCTTGCAACAAGCTGTTGTCTTTGTTATAATAAGCCTTTAATTGTCCATCAAGAAACTCGTATAAGCCTGTCCTTCCACCAACAAATACATGGTTTGCGTTGCGTGGATCAACTGCGAGAACATTGTTATCAAGATAGTCGTAGCCCGTTTTTAATGATAGATTCTCTTGATAATTCGCCCACTCACCATCGTGTAGAATCTGTACAGAACCAGGTGTATTAGAATCTACATAACCTGATTTAAATAGACCAGGAACGGTATATAAACTGTTATTAAGGTATTGGATATAGGTAAAACCATTATACTTTGGACCGCCAGGATTAAGTGTTTTAGCCTGTGCCAATAGTGCTGCATCAGCTATTCTTGGACGCTCTACATAAGTTCCTACACTCGTCCAGTTGTTTCTATCGAGGAGATTAGCAGACAAGGCAGCACGATATAGTCCGTTACTTTGGCTGGCAGCATAGATATAACCGCCCTCAATATAGCTGTAATTGACAGGGAAAGAGAGGTTATAACTGTCGCTTATCTCTGCTTTAGCAACATTGAGTTTGACAAGTCCAAAACCTGTAGAAAGGTAACAATAGACGCCAGACATATCAATACCATTGACGGTTTTGTCTACCATTGTTGTCTTTAGATAGTAATCCGGCACATTTGTAACATTACCTCTATCGTCTAATAGGTCGATATTATTATTCGAATAGATAATAACCAACCGACGAGCTGTCTTATTCCAAGCAATGAAACGGATATCCGTATCGCTCAAACCATTGACTTTATCGTAGGTCTTTATACTCTGATCGTTCTTGTTATAAGTATAAAGGCTATTGGAAGCAAGCACATACAGCTTATTACCTCCTTCTTCAACCCATTGTACATAACTGTAAGCAAGATAATTCTTCCACGTTCCTATACCGCCAGCAAGGGCATTACAGTAAGCTAACAAGATGAAAGCCGCAACTAAGAGATATCGTTTTATTATCATAGTGTATTCTTTTCGTGATGAATATAATACATCAGTTTGTATACATTAAACAAGAAAATACTGGGATTATTGCCTTGAAGATGTTTCTTTATGTGTTGTCCTACAAGGAAATAAACTGCATTAACCAGCTTTTGTAAGTGCAGTTTCTTTATTTTCTCAGCAGTTTCAAGCAGTTGAGAATAGCCTTTCAGTTGGTTACGGAAGGTATATAGTGTGCGAAGAGACTGTTCAGTTTTATCCAAGAACTCACTGTTTGATTCAAAGAAATCAAGTGTTATGGGGTTATCGATATGCGTGATTGCTATATGATCCATGGCAAGTGACTTACCAAAGAGTACATCTTCATAGCCGTATTGGACGAAATTCTCATCAAAAGAATGTTCCATCATGATGTCTTTATGTGCTAAGAAGTTTGTCGTACGAAAGTGTTTTGTAGCATGACACTGCCTATCTTGCGGTGTATTTTTCTGTTCATACGCCTTCTCATAGCGGTATCTGAGATTGTCTTTCCATATGTCTGGATCCCCTCCTATCCTTATTCCGCCTACAACAACATTGCTTTTTGTCTGCAGATAACGACGAATAAAGTGCGGATTGTCTAATGTTAGATCTCCATCTATGAAGAGAAGCCACTCTCCTTGTGCCTGCGAAATGAGGAAATTACGGATAGCTGAACGCCCAACGTTCTGCTTTCTTGTTATATAACGGACACCTTCCAACCTCTCTATACGTAAGTTATGCTCTACATAGCTTGTTACAGAAGAGCCATCATCAGCTACAATAATCTCAAATTCAGTACCACTTTCCACGCACTGACGCTGTAACTCTGTCACCAAAGCTCTACAATGGCAGTTATAAACAGGGAGAAGAATAGACAACATAGCAGATATTAAATAGTTATATTCTTATGTCAAACAGGAAACGCAGGCGTTAATTGGTCTCGAATCGGGACTTGTCAAGCAGACAAAAACAGCCTTTTCATTCGTTATTATCAGCCAATAGGCAGAACAAAGGAGCTGTCTTCCACAAATTATTTTCATGAAAAGAAATTCTTTTTGTCGTGAAAAAAATATTTTTCTTCATGAAAAGAAATATTTCTTTTCATGAAAATAATTCGGAAAAGGGTATTTATCGAAGTCTAAAAGGGGGCTTTAACGGTTTTACTTTGTTAGCTCTTTCCCTCTTAAAAAGCCCCTTAAGCCTTTTTACTCTTTTATCCTTTCAGCCTTCCTAAGTATTCCGCCAACTTCTTTACAGCCCTTGCACGATGAGAAATCTGGTTCTTTATCTCCTCACCTAACTCTGCAAAGCTCTTGTCATAACCCTCTGGAATGAAGATAGGGTCATATCCGAAGCCCTCCTTACCATGCTTCTCCGTAGCGATTCTACCCTCTACCTTACCCTCAAACTGGTGTTCTACACCATCAATGATAAGCGAGATAATAGTGCGAAAGCAGGCCTTACGATTGGCTTTCCCTTCTAAGTTTGTCAACAGCTTACGCATATTCGCCTCGCTATCGTGGTCGGTTCCCTCTGCATAACGAGCTGAATGCACGCCGGGTTCACCACCGAGTGCCTCCACCTCAAGTCCTGTATCATCGGCAAAACAGTTCTGACCATAGTGTTCAACGACGTAAGAAGACTTCTGACGTGCATTCTCCTCCAGTGTTGCCCCAGTCTCAGGGATATCCTCATGACAACCAATCTCAGCCAAAGAAACGATTTCAAACTCCTTTCCAAGGATGTCCTTTATCTCCTCGAGCTTATGTTTATTATTTGTTGCAAATACTATTTTCATCTTCGTAAATCCTTTCCTTACTATGAAAAAACTATGTTATCACATCAAGACCCTTGTCAACACGACAGGGACCCACCACTCATGTGCTCGCAAAAGATTACAGCCATTGGACACACGAGTCATGTGTCCCTGTGGTATAATATGTGGAACACAGCCCTTCTGCTTATTTATTTCTGTTCATTCGCAGGCTTTTTCATGGCTTCAGCCAACTTCTTTTCCTG
The Prevotella melaninogenica DNA segment above includes these coding regions:
- a CDS encoding polyprenyl synthetase family protein, with the protein product MDTLSLIKQPIETELGDFIDLFNHALDHEDGLLRTVLNHIKQRAGKRMRPILILLMAKNFGKVSEATQHAAVGLELLHTASLVHDDVVDEAAARRGQASVNADYDNKVAVLVGDYVLSTALLHVSYTHSEIIVRYLAELGRTLSDGEILQLWNIQNKEITEEVYYKIIERKTAALFESCAAIGAESANASDEEVEAARLFGKHLGIVFQIRDDIFDYYDSEAEIGKPTGNDMAEGKLTLPIIYALNSTKNEEMLALAHKVKAHEVTREEIDKLVEFAKVSGGIEYAERRMWDFHAEAQTFLDKYVKDLSIRSALQTYLDYVIKRKK
- the polA gene encoding DNA polymerase I, with the translated sequence MAKLFLIDAYALIYRSYYAFIKSPRINSKGLNTSAVMGFCNTLNEVLTKEKPTHIGVAFDHGKTFRHDAFPEYKAQREETPEDIKLSVPLIKQVLEAMHIPILQVDGFEADDIIGTIATRFGADGIDTFMLTPDKDYGQLIGPNVFMYRPRHGGGYEILGEKEVEAKYGIPTPAQVIDLLALMGDSADNFPGCPGVGEKTAAKLINQFGSIDNMLQHTDEIKGKLREKVENAVEDIKMSKFLATIRTDVPMQLDLDELKVEQPDETKLRAIFEELEFKTLINKFLNKSEVKPKVDNNQLDLFAENTTNESDEPKNAKFESIKTTQHEYKLVENEEELRQLCDFFITKEFVSIDTETTSTDAISAELVGLSFSVEEKKAFYVAVPANYEEALKIVQIFKPLYESDKIMKIGQNIKYDYEVLTRYGVTLQGKMFDTMIAHYLIQPELHHNMDYMAETLLGYQTIHIEELLGPKGKKQKNMRDLSPADIYEYAAEDADITLRLKNVLEPRLKELGVEELFWNIEMPLVRVLADMELNGVCLDTEALQDTSKIFTERMKQYEQEIYKEAGEEFNISSPKQVGDILFGKLQIMDKPKKTKTGQYVTSEEVLQSLESKSPIVRNILNYRGMKKLLSTYIDALPKLINPRTGHIHTSFNQALTATGRLSSSDPNLQNIPVRTDDGKEIRKCFIPEEGCLFFSADYSQIELRIMAHLSEDENMMEAFREGYDIHRATAAKIWHVDIDKVTDAQRKKAKQANFGIIYGITTYGLAQRMDISNGEAKELIEGYFRTFPKVQAYMEHAKEEARTKGYAETLFHRRRYLADINSRNATVRGFAERNAINAPIQGTEADIIKVAMVRIWERFKKEGIRSKMILQVHDELNFSVFPEEREQVERIVIEEMQNAYPLNVPLIADAGWGKNWLEAH
- a CDS encoding GH3 auxin-responsive promoter family protein, producing MSLTKIVNKLYFQPRRRELERYVTDGEAIQREVMQYLVERAKDTEYGRKHLFSTIKSYEDFVQNIPVNTYEELKSDIDRMRHGERNILWPGQVRWYAKSSGTTNDKSKFIPVSHEGLQTIHYQGGKDVIAYYLSNHPESRLFSGKGLILGGSHSPNYNLYNSLVGDLSAILIENINPLVNLCRVPKKNTALLSDFEVKRDRIAHETLNQNITNISGVPSWMLSVLVRVMELSGKQHLEEVWPNLEVFFHGGIAFTPYREQYEQLITKQGMNYMETYNASEGFFGIQDDPTDSSMSLMLDYGVFYEFLPMDEFESEHPNIVPLSGVEIGRNYAMLISTACGLWRYEIGDTVQFTSTNPFKFVITGRTKYFINAFGEELIMDNAEKGLEAACKATGAQISDYTAAPMYMDAKAKCRHQWLIEFAKAPSSLEEFTKVLDDKLQEVNSDYEAKRFHNITLQPLEIIVARKDLFNDWLKIKGKLGGQHKIPRLSNSRNNLEELLSMNQ